One genomic segment of Hydrogenobacter sp. includes these proteins:
- the mnmE gene encoding tRNA uridine-5-carboxymethylaminomethyl(34) synthesis GTPase MnmE: MIKLREPIIAIATPYGESAIGMLRISGSGILEKVKRYVSIKGELKPRYAHFFRLLDEDGKVLDEGIFIYYKAPASYTGEDMIEMCLHGNPLILKRAIEIFLREGIRLAEPGEFTKRAFLNGKMDITQAEAVADLISAKTDLARQVALRQLSGELSNYIAPLREKLLDLLAYVEADIEFSEQDIPTITNKEMLSILENIRENIEGLVSTVKMGEYIRRGINLAIVGKPNVGKSSLFNALLGKNRAIVTDIPGTTRDFLQEQMHMEGIPINLVDTAGIRETHDHVEKIGIQKSIENIESADLVLFVVDCSKPLEKDDWDVYNLVKKKDHIKVLNKMDLGRDPSVIKIFSDGICVSAKTGEGIERLRKVMLEKVGVFGYDSMKVYVSTRHADLLTKSLKVIRPLINKLGREEISTEILALELREALNYLDEIVGAITTEDMLNAIFSRFCIGK, from the coding sequence ATGATTAAACTTAGAGAACCCATAATTGCTATAGCAACGCCTTATGGTGAGAGTGCTATAGGCATGTTGAGAATCTCAGGTAGCGGTATACTGGAAAAGGTAAAAAGGTATGTGAGCATAAAGGGTGAGTTAAAGCCGCGTTACGCTCACTTTTTTAGACTTTTGGATGAGGATGGTAAAGTGCTTGACGAGGGTATATTTATATACTACAAGGCACCTGCTTCTTACACCGGTGAGGACATGATAGAGATGTGCCTTCATGGAAATCCCCTTATACTGAAAAGAGCTATTGAGATATTTCTTAGGGAAGGAATTAGACTTGCCGAACCTGGAGAATTTACTAAACGGGCTTTCCTTAATGGAAAAATGGACATCACACAAGCAGAAGCTGTAGCCGATCTTATAAGTGCTAAGACTGACCTTGCAAGGCAGGTGGCTTTGCGACAGCTTAGTGGAGAACTTTCTAACTATATAGCACCCCTTAGGGAAAAACTCCTTGACCTTTTGGCATACGTGGAAGCTGATATAGAGTTTTCTGAACAGGACATTCCTACCATTACCAATAAAGAGATGTTAAGTATATTGGAGAATATACGGGAAAATATAGAAGGTTTAGTGTCAACTGTTAAGATGGGTGAATATATAAGAAGGGGTATAAATTTAGCCATAGTGGGCAAACCGAATGTGGGAAAGTCCTCTTTGTTTAATGCTTTGCTCGGTAAGAACAGAGCCATAGTTACTGATATACCGGGAACTACGAGGGATTTCCTTCAGGAGCAAATGCACATGGAAGGCATACCAATAAATCTCGTGGATACAGCAGGTATAAGGGAAACGCATGACCATGTGGAGAAAATAGGTATCCAAAAGAGTATAGAAAATATAGAGTCTGCTGATCTCGTACTTTTTGTAGTGGACTGCTCTAAACCTCTTGAAAAGGATGACTGGGATGTGTATAATTTAGTTAAGAAGAAAGATCATATAAAAGTGTTGAATAAAATGGACCTGGGAAGAGATCCATCTGTGATAAAGATCTTTTCAGATGGTATATGCGTTAGCGCTAAAACTGGAGAGGGGATAGAAAGGTTAAGGAAGGTTATGCTTGAAAAGGTAGGTGTTTTTGGCTATGATAGTATGAAAGTTTACGTATCAACACGTCATGCAGATCTTCTGACTAAATCTTTGAAAGTTATAAGACCACTTATAAATAAACTTGGGCGTGAGGAGATTTCAACGGAAATACTCGCACTGGAACTAAGGGAGGCTCTCAATTACCTTGACGAAATCGTGGGTGCGATAACTACAGAAGACATGTTGAATGCTATCTTCTCAAGATTTTGCATAGGAAAATAA